From Punica granatum isolate Tunisia-2019 chromosome 1, ASM765513v2, whole genome shotgun sequence:
TCTTGAGCTTAGGCGTATGTCTAAGcgtcttttctttctttttttcttttttttttttgtccttttctcTTCATTGTATAATCAGTAGATTCAGTTTGCCTTAGGGAAGGCATATCAGTTCTTAAGGGTGAAAGCCCAAAAAGAAAGATGGCTTTGAGGATGTTCTCAATGAGCCTGAGTTGTGTTGACCTTGATATGAATAGCAAATCCCAATCATCTTTTGTCCCCAATGATTGATTCTTGCAAAATTCTTTTACATGAAATTTAGGCGCATCTGCTCCTCTTGCAGGCAAAGAGCAAGTCCTTGTCTTGGCCACTGCCAGCAACGACAAGAAAGTGAAGTTGTGGGCAGCTCCATCCCTCCACACCCCATAAATGAATCGATGGGATGGACTGCTACCAAGAATAGGCATGAAAGTGCTCGTGATGAGAAGAATAGGTTGGTTGCTTTTGCATCTGACGTAACAGTTTTTGGCTCCATCCTGACAAGGGTTTGCAACTTTAGGTAGTTCATCATGTGGCAGTACTCTTTGAAAAGATCCGGAGCTTGCTGGAGAGCTATACTGGAAAAAACCCTATTTGCATGTTGGTCTTATTTTCTGGGGAGTTTTTTGTTCAAGAGTAGTCTGTGAGAGTAGCTTCACACCTGCTGAGGTACGGCTGGCTAGTGAATCTACAAAGCAATGGTGATGAAAATGTCTTATTTACTGAACAATCCAGAGTTCGGGACAATTTAATCACTCCGGACTTGGACTGTAACCGTTTTTCCCTCCTTTTATACCCCGCTCTTGGCTTAATGAATCTTTTATACTCTCTGACTTGAACACAGTTAAGGAATGTATTTATATCTTTTGCATAGAAAGTCTGATGATTTCCGTCTGAACTTGTTTTGCGTCTGGTGCTTTATGCTGAAGGCAAGAACCAGAATTTCGGTATCACAAACATGCTCGGACAGTAGATTTTGGTTTTAGGATACAGCATTTGGGTTGTCTCTCTGGCAAAGAGGCTCCGAACCCGGGAAGAGCACGGTACAGTCCGTACGCCCTGCTTAAGTTTAGAAATTTCCCCCTAATAAACAAAATCATGAAGTCAGATCGTTGGTGAGAGTGATAGCAAACACGGCACAACCTTCAGCCTGACTCATAGGATACTGATCATGAGAAAGAGGATGGGCACCTGCTTTCAACTTATAAATCCACAAATCCAAGACTTTATTCTCCTTTATTTGCCATTTTTCTATACCCTACTAGGCCTTTGATGAAGGTCCTCTACCCAGTTATAGTGACATCTCATTGTTATAATAGATGATTGCTGCCAAATTAATGAAACTGGACGATATCCCCTGTGTTGCATATGGAGAGGTTTGATTGCTACGAATAACAATGCTCAGTGGCACGCCCGGGCATTCATGTGGCCCACCATGCCCCGATCGAGCCATCGCAAGGAACCGCCACGTATCCTTGTGAGATTTCACGACGAAGGACatctaaatttaatttttaacaaataTGAGTTGGTTCAAGTGATTTAACTCTTAATCGCTCTAAGCAAGATCTCAgattaatgaagaaaattcacaattgggAAAGTTTTACTCTTTGCATGCAAACCCGGCTTGAACTTGAACCAATCAAGGCCCATGGTGTTTCTATATACTAGTGGTGGAccctgaaatattttaatttttgggcAGTGCGATGGTTTTTTCCTAGTATATAATGCTGACAATGTAGTATAAATATTTTGTGTCACTTGTGTCCTCCTTTAtagcggaaaaaaaaaacaaaaaaataggGAGAATCAGATAGTCCTAGaagttttgcatttttttactttgaattCTATAAGTTTAACTTTGTAAAAACACAGTTCTAAATCGTttcaaaaagtaaatgtgtTGGTCCATTTCGCAACCGACTGTCACAGAATCACTGATCTGGACTTGATGCCTTTAAATTCGCCCGGGCTGGCTACAAATTGTCAACGTGTcgattttttattgaaaaaaattaaaaatcacataatattaaacaataaaagaaaaacaaaatttaaaaaagcaAGAAAATTCCAGCAATTTTCGGGCTGGGTGGTTGCCGGGGGTGTGGGCCCCACCGGCGACCTCCAATCCTCGAGACGAGGTGGCCGGTAGCCAATTCAGCTCGAGTGACAGTTAATTCAACTCAGCAATTACTAAATTGAAGATATAGAGACAGAAGAGAGGGAAGATCAcaatgcggatcgagcccacACCCAAATTAATCTGCAGATCGATGGATCAAAATTGATTGACCTCGAAGGAGTGAAatcgactctctctctctctctctctcaatctcttctccatctctCCGTGTTTGCTCTTTACTATCCCAATCAGCGTAATGCTGTCGGAAAGGAACGAGAATGgagatatttatatatgtatataacgAAAATGGATTAATTAGTGCAAACTAACAGGAAAATGTGATGGGAATTGTTTAATGGTGGATGGAAGAAAGGAAGGGATGTGGACTTTTTCTCACCGGAAGGTTGCTGAGATCGAATTCCTTAGCTTGTTCTTCAGATAGTTGATTTCCTGGTTTTTTATGTTGATTTCCTAGTTTTTTATGTTGATTTCCTTTGATagatgatgatttttttttctcaatattcTTCTCTCCACAGCATGCATTTGACTGTTTGTGTGGCAAATTCCTTATTTAGGAAGCTAGCTCGATTCAAATAAGAAGGCCATGACCCTCATCCCGGGGGTGGGGGTCGTCGGCGAGGCCTCCACCCAATCCAACAAGGGTTGgggctttctttctttctttatttgtttatcgtaatttttgttttcttttcttatttaatattctgtgatttttaattttttccaataaaaaatCGACACATAGACAATTTGTAACTAGCTCAGATGAATTTAACGGTGTTAAGTCCAGATCAGCGGCTCCATGACAGCTGGTGACGAAATGGACGGAAATAGTCACTTTTCGAAACAATTTAGGACTGTCTTTTGCAAAATTAAACTTATAGGacttaaagtaaaaaaaaatgtaaaacattttggacaaTCTATATCATTCTCCCCAAAAACTTGTCCCCTACATGTatactatatatgtatactaaATGTTGTGCCCGTGTTACAAGAAactttaatataaaattttacttattgattcattgattttttaattacgGGATTTACATAAAATAAAGTACTATAAAATTATTGGTCTTCTACttgtatttaaaaaatatataaaaaaaatattgaataagaaaataactaaattattattttagggAGATAGATATGGGCAAAATTTTGGGAAGCGGAGAActgataaagaaagaaaagtgaaGTTTTTGGAGAGAATTGTGAAGGTTAAAGGTGAATGCGGGGTTAAAAGAGGACGAATTGACGATTTTGTCTCTAATTATTGTCTAATCTAATGGCTCCAAatcttttcaaacttatctgCAATGGGCATTTTTAGAAGTTGAACGTTAgacaaagattttttttttttaagtgtaGTTGAATTGTTTTTTCATAAGTCTAAATTAGTATACAATCACCAATATCTACATATGACCAGAAACTAATTAGGAAGTGATTTCCTTCCAGTGAAATACTTCAGTGGCCCTAAAAATACTGCCAAACTTAGAAAAACCTCAACTTAATCCAGAATTTGAAAGAAGCCATATATAAAAGAGAACGAaattaaagagagaaaaagttCGGAAGATTGAGAGCAGGGGTTGAATAAGACTTAAAGGAATCAGAGGCCATGGAAAATATGTTTTCATGGTTGCTCTGCTTCTTCATCCTCTGCGGTGTTCTTTGCTTGCTTGGGTACCAGGTAATCTCTTTGCCCCACCTCTCGTTGTGTTCGTAATTCTTTTTGATAAGTGAAGTAGGTTCTTCTTCCCTCTCGATTACAAGGAAGGTTCTTCAGTGATTTCCGTTTAAGAACAGATGACCTATTTGGACCAGTCAGGAAGGAGATCGATTCGGTGCTCCATCGTGATAATAAGAGCATCCTGATCGGCtagtaattaatataataaagacATTAGAAGACATGCTTAAGAAAGAATCTTATATCGCGGTCTCATCTCATGTGCATTATTTTGAAATGCTAATTGCTGAATGAATGCAGCTAATATGCTTGGCAGACTTGGAGACCGATTACATCAACCATTACGACACTGCACCTAGGATAAACGTGGTCATATTACCGGAGTTCATCTCGCAGGGAGTCTTGTGCCTCTTGTACGCCCTGAGCGGCCAGTGGTTTATCTTGCTCATGTCTATCCCCTACCTCTGTTACAACATCAGATCGTAAGTAGTAATACTTTGTCTCGATCTCCTCTCCTTCCTTCCAACATCATTTGCTAGCTGCTTTGCTTGACCATTTCCTGCCACGTGAAACCCGAAGCTGGACATGTACAAAGATGTCAGTGTGATAATTGATCAAATAGTTACAATTTTATGTTCCGTTTTACATGAAATCGATATTCCAAATTCGGTCTAACAACATAATATATGCTTTGATGAGACAACAAACAGGTACATGCGAAACAGATACTTGATAGATGTCACAGAAATATATAACAATATCGGCCGGGAAAAGACGCGACGGCTCTTTAAGCTCTACTATCTCATCTCCCTCATGCTTCTCTCCATTGGCTggtaaatacatatattaaaaACTTCGAAGTTGATTCCTTCCTTTTTACGATAATTGATTCTATGCAAATCCTATTCTTAGTTATCAGCAGAGCAAGCTCAACACGAACTTATTTAAACTCGTTCCTGATATGTACTGCAGGGTAATATATACACATGCCGATCATCCTTTCGATTAAGGTGCTCACATACTTCGCTGCATTGTAAGTTCCTATTCTCTTCTCGTCcacaatttatataaatttggtTCTTGTTTGTCACAATGCTGTAAgattcttttactttttgaaGGATACTGAAAATGAAAGGCTTGAATTGATTaggaaaccaaaaaaaaaaaagatgatccATGCTAATCTGATGAATTTTTTGCGTTGAAGCAAATATCGGATGAACTGGATCGTGGAATGTGGTGGCGAGAGGGGTTAAATCCAATGGATTTGTGGCAGTGAAATCAGGGAGGGAATCCAAGTTGACGGTGACTGCCTAATTGGACTCTTCGATACTCCAGTCTATCCTAGAGGGGGGAGTAGATAAAATAGAGagatgagatggtattatgcCTACCTACTCGATTTGATAATAGGACACACTTGTAGTTCTAGGAGGTAGCTTTGGACTCAATATTATTTCATGATCTGACCAAGCAAGTATATTGTGATCCTGCTTCTTTATCGCTGAGCAAAgacctcttctttttttttttttggtgtaaaCCCTGGTATCTGAAAATCCAATTGAGCAAAGACCTTTTTACTACAATTGTAAGGGAGGCTAATGAGTCTAAAATGGGAAACAAAAACTAAACCCAAGACCTTTTAATTTCGAGTTGAAAACTTGTGTATTTTTGATTCTTCGTCGCTCCTCATCTCTTCTATCTTTATTCTACcattaaacaaaaataaaaaatgtgttTCCACGCAAAATCTTACAAGCGTAGGCGAGCGCGGAATTTTGGCGGAGGGGGATGTAGTGTACGGAAAATGCTCTCCATG
This genomic window contains:
- the LOC116192611 gene encoding protein cornichon homolog 4-like isoform X1, with protein sequence MENMFSWLLCFFILCGVLCLLGYQLICLADLETDYINHYDTAPRINVVILPEFISQGVLCLLYALSGQWFILLMSIPYLCYNIRSYMRNRYLIDVTEIYNNIGREKTRRLFKLYYLISLMLLSIGWVIYTHADHPFD
- the LOC116192611 gene encoding protein cornichon homolog 4-like isoform X2; translation: MVALLLHPLRCSLLAWVPDLETDYINHYDTAPRINVVILPEFISQGVLCLLYALSGQWFILLMSIPYLCYNIRSYMRNRYLIDVTEIYNNIGREKTRRLFKLYYLISLMLLSIGWVIYTHADHPFD